From Deinococcus aquaticus, one genomic window encodes:
- the trpA gene encoding tryptophan synthase subunit alpha, with the protein MTAPVQTGAQPQATVPGATRIHAAFARAAQEGRAAFIPFMTAGYPTASAFPAVADALLTQADLLEVGIPYSDPLGDGPTIQRASEQALGGGTSTRHTLQLVKDLRARHDTPVVIMTYVNPIYAVGPREFMRLAQDAGVDGLILPDLPPDQDLEIADLAAEHGIAVTFLIAPTSTPERVKLVAEACTGFLYAVSVTGVTGTREGAALGEVPAMLALARQYARVPVAVGFGVKDAETAHQVAQVADGVVVGSAFINAVQHGQDVGALAAGIAEGCRKD; encoded by the coding sequence ATGACCGCCCCCGTCCAGACCGGCGCCCAGCCGCAGGCCACCGTGCCCGGCGCGACCCGTATTCACGCGGCGTTCGCCCGCGCCGCGCAGGAAGGCCGCGCCGCGTTCATTCCCTTCATGACGGCCGGGTACCCCACTGCGTCCGCCTTCCCGGCTGTGGCGGACGCCCTGCTGACCCAGGCGGACCTGCTGGAAGTCGGCATTCCGTACAGCGACCCCCTCGGCGACGGCCCTACCATTCAGCGGGCCAGCGAGCAGGCCCTGGGCGGCGGCACCAGCACCCGCCACACCCTGCAACTCGTCAAGGACCTGCGCGCCCGGCACGACACGCCGGTCGTGATCATGACCTACGTGAACCCCATCTACGCCGTCGGGCCGCGCGAATTCATGCGACTGGCGCAGGACGCCGGGGTGGACGGCCTGATCCTCCCGGACCTGCCGCCCGACCAGGATCTGGAAATTGCGGACCTCGCCGCCGAGCACGGCATCGCCGTGACGTTCCTGATCGCCCCCACCAGCACCCCCGAACGCGTGAAACTGGTCGCGGAGGCCTGCACGGGCTTCCTGTACGCCGTCAGCGTGACCGGCGTGACCGGCACCCGTGAGGGCGCGGCGCTGGGCGAGGTGCCCGCCATGCTGGCCCTGGCCCGCCAGTACGCCCGCGTGCCGGTCGCCGTGGGCTTCGGAGTGAAAGACGCCGAGACCGCCCATCAGGTCGCGCAGGTCGCGGACGGCGTGGTCGTGGGCAGCGCCTTCATCAACGCCGTGCAGCACGGACAGGACGTGGGCGCCCTGGCCGCCGGCATCGCCGAGGGTTGCCGCAAGGACTGA
- a CDS encoding MFS transporter, with product MTAAAPPTPAGLSSMLKLPHATGLALSVFLLGFGLSLAVPYLALYAVNRAGMSPFQIGVFLTVNAVAAVLVATLLARWSDRLPNRKPIVMATLAAGAAAYALISVTPSFAGLLTIGVLLLSLGAAAFPQVFSFARASLKDVPADLADRAMTVLRSVFSLSWVVGPGLGALLLGDSNYRAVFLAAAACFALAALPLIRVPGRRPLPSPGAAQATAEQERGAQQAAAQTRRANRRVIAFGAAAFVLYGMSMQMGMAMFPLFVTDTLGGDAREVGFLVGLCALLEIPVMLALVMWRRLPGVPTLIAAGMGLFVLHFALIVLSNSLPLLIAAQVVRAVVLAILAGLGMTYFQTLMPGRFSAATTLFANTSSVGAMLSGVTSGAVAQTFGYRSVFVLCAALTLIAWGVMTRNNLRAARTLPA from the coding sequence ATGACCGCTGCCGCGCCCCCCACCCCCGCAGGCCTGAGCAGCATGCTGAAGCTCCCGCACGCCACCGGACTGGCCCTGAGTGTCTTCCTGCTGGGCTTCGGCCTGTCGCTGGCCGTGCCGTACCTGGCGCTGTACGCCGTGAACCGCGCCGGCATGAGCCCCTTCCAGATCGGCGTGTTCCTGACCGTGAACGCCGTGGCCGCCGTGCTGGTCGCCACGCTGCTGGCCCGCTGGAGCGACCGCCTGCCCAACCGCAAACCCATCGTGATGGCCACCCTGGCCGCCGGGGCCGCCGCGTACGCCCTGATCAGCGTCACGCCCAGCTTCGCGGGCCTGCTGACCATCGGCGTGCTGCTGCTGTCCCTGGGGGCCGCCGCGTTCCCGCAGGTGTTCTCGTTTGCGCGCGCCAGCCTCAAGGATGTCCCCGCTGACCTCGCCGACCGCGCCATGACCGTGCTGCGCAGCGTGTTCAGCCTGTCGTGGGTGGTCGGCCCCGGCCTGGGCGCGCTGCTGCTGGGCGACAGCAACTACCGCGCCGTGTTCCTGGCTGCCGCCGCGTGCTTCGCGCTGGCCGCCCTGCCGCTGATCCGCGTGCCGGGCCGCCGCCCGCTGCCCAGCCCCGGCGCTGCCCAGGCCACCGCCGAGCAGGAACGCGGCGCGCAACAGGCCGCCGCGCAGACCCGCCGCGCCAACCGCCGCGTGATCGCCTTCGGGGCCGCCGCGTTCGTGCTGTACGGCATGAGCATGCAGATGGGCATGGCGATGTTCCCGTTGTTCGTGACCGACACCCTGGGCGGCGACGCCCGCGAGGTCGGGTTCCTGGTGGGCCTGTGCGCGCTGCTGGAAATCCCGGTCATGCTGGCCCTGGTCATGTGGCGGCGCCTGCCCGGCGTGCCCACCCTGATTGCCGCCGGGATGGGCCTGTTCGTGCTGCACTTCGCGCTGATCGTCCTGTCGAACAGCCTGCCCCTGCTGATCGCCGCGCAGGTCGTGCGCGCGGTCGTCCTGGCGATCCTGGCGGGCCTGGGCATGACCTACTTCCAGACGCTGATGCCCGGCCGCTTCAGCGCCGCCACCACCCTGTTCGCGAACACCAGCAGCGTGGGCGCGATGCTCAGCGGCGTCACGTCCGGCGCGGTCGCGCAGACCTTCGGGTACCGCAGCGTGTTCGTGCTGTGCGCCGCCCTGACCCTGATCGCCTGGGGCGTCATGACCCGCAACAACCTCCGCGCCGCCCGCACCCTGCCCGCCTGA
- the pepF gene encoding oligoendopeptidase F encodes MTPEPIKTLPRRQDVPQEQTWDIEALYATPDAWAAEGDALSRDIATLSVHAGQLGTPDGLLAYLAAADDVELRLNRFMSYAGMTASVDGRDAVAAARRDRAGNLGAHYGSTAAFYRPELLALDEATVRGWLDRPDFADQRVRLERILRGKPHVRSAEVEELLGAVQAPFASERGIHPALANMDLRFGTAGGETVTQGNVDRLTSHPDREVRREAWEGYADAHLAARHSQAAMYATNIRQSVFLARARRYPDAITASLAPDRIPTDVVTTLLHTYRASTPIWHRYWRVRREWLGLNELREYDVKAALVPPRHVDYAQAVTWIGEGMAPLGEEYVQDMLSGLTTERWVDYAENDGKRQGAYSNGGGRVKPFIFMTWNDTMNSYSTLAHEIGHSMHSLLSMREHPYSVPRYTLFHAEVASNFNQAMVRAHLLKQARENGDTEFEVQIIEEALSNFHRYFFIMPTLAAFELEAYRRIEAGGTLSAPDLTELTADLLAQGYGDGVTMDRERSGILWAQFSTHLYANFYAYQYATGISAAHQLLETFAGDPDAARENYLRFLRSGGRLDPIDALREAGVDMLSPAPVQATFRTLEGYVARLEELLAGRR; translated from the coding sequence ATGACCCCTGAACCGATCAAGACGCTGCCCCGCCGTCAGGACGTTCCGCAGGAGCAGACCTGGGATATCGAGGCCCTGTACGCCACGCCCGACGCCTGGGCTGCCGAGGGAGACGCCCTGAGCCGCGACATCGCCACGCTGTCTGTCCACGCCGGACAGCTGGGTACCCCGGACGGCCTGCTGGCCTACCTGGCGGCCGCCGACGACGTGGAACTGCGTCTGAACCGCTTCATGTCGTACGCCGGCATGACCGCCAGCGTGGACGGCCGGGACGCTGTGGCCGCCGCCCGCCGTGACCGCGCCGGGAACCTGGGCGCGCACTACGGCAGCACGGCCGCCTTCTACCGCCCGGAACTGCTGGCCCTGGACGAGGCGACGGTGCGCGGCTGGCTGGACCGCCCGGACTTCGCGGACCAGCGCGTGCGCCTGGAACGTATCCTGCGCGGCAAGCCGCACGTCCGCAGCGCCGAGGTCGAGGAACTGCTGGGCGCCGTGCAGGCCCCCTTCGCCTCCGAGCGCGGCATTCACCCGGCGCTGGCGAACATGGACCTGCGCTTCGGCACGGCGGGCGGCGAGACGGTCACGCAGGGGAACGTGGATCGCCTGACCTCCCACCCGGACCGCGAGGTGCGCCGCGAGGCCTGGGAAGGGTACGCCGACGCGCACCTCGCCGCGCGGCACTCGCAGGCCGCCATGTACGCCACGAACATCCGCCAGAGCGTGTTCCTGGCCCGCGCCCGCCGCTACCCGGACGCGATCACGGCGTCCCTGGCCCCGGACCGCATTCCCACCGACGTGGTCACCACCCTGCTGCACACCTACCGCGCCAGCACCCCCATCTGGCACCGCTACTGGCGGGTGCGCCGCGAGTGGCTGGGCCTGAACGAACTGCGCGAGTACGACGTGAAGGCCGCGCTGGTCCCCCCCCGCCACGTGGACTACGCGCAGGCCGTCACCTGGATCGGCGAGGGCATGGCCCCACTGGGCGAGGAGTACGTGCAGGACATGCTCTCGGGCCTGACCACCGAACGCTGGGTGGACTACGCCGAGAACGACGGCAAACGCCAGGGCGCGTACAGCAACGGCGGCGGGCGCGTCAAACCGTTCATCTTCATGACCTGGAACGACACCATGAACAGTTACAGCACCCTGGCGCACGAGATCGGGCACTCCATGCACTCGCTGCTGTCCATGCGTGAGCACCCGTACTCGGTGCCGCGCTACACGCTGTTCCACGCGGAAGTCGCCAGCAACTTCAATCAGGCGATGGTGCGCGCCCACCTGCTGAAACAGGCCCGGGAAAACGGCGATACCGAGTTTGAGGTGCAGATCATCGAGGAGGCCCTGTCGAACTTCCACCGGTACTTCTTCATCATGCCGACCCTGGCCGCCTTCGAACTCGAAGCGTACCGCCGGATCGAGGCGGGCGGCACCCTGAGCGCCCCGGACCTGACCGAACTGACCGCCGACCTGCTTGCCCAGGGCTACGGCGACGGCGTGACCATGGACCGCGAACGCAGCGGCATCCTGTGGGCGCAGTTCAGCACGCACCTGTACGCCAACTTCTACGCGTACCAGTACGCGACCGGCATCAGCGCCGCGCACCAGCTCCTGGAGACCTTCGCGGGCGACCCGGACGCCGCCCGCGAGAACTACCTGCGCTTCCTGCGCTCTGGCGGCCGCCTGGACCCCATCGACGCGCTGCGCGAGGCGGGCGTGGACATGCTGAGCCCCGCGCCCGTGCAGGCCACCTTCCGCACCCTGGAAGGCTACGTGGCCCGCCTGGAAGAACTGCTCGCCGGGCGCCGCTGA
- a CDS encoding stage V sporulation protein S, which yields METLRVSGTSRPNAIAGAIAALLRSQGQVEMQAIGPAAVNQAVKALAIARGYLTGDQLDLVAQPEFVKLETPQEERTAVKFSVRAIPATPAVPA from the coding sequence TTGGAAACCCTGCGTGTATCCGGCACTTCACGCCCCAACGCCATCGCTGGTGCCATCGCTGCGCTGCTGCGCTCGCAGGGACAGGTGGAAATGCAGGCCATCGGCCCGGCCGCCGTGAACCAGGCAGTCAAGGCCCTGGCCATCGCCCGTGGTTACCTGACCGGTGACCAGCTTGATCTGGTTGCACAGCCAGAATTCGTGAAACTCGAAACCCCGCAGGAGGAACGGACCGCCGTGAAATTCTCGGTTCGCGCCATTCCCGCCACTCCTGCCGTGCCCGCCTGA
- a CDS encoding zinc metallopeptidase, with protein MEFLGPYTPLILLVFVASMLIQGYLTRTYGRWSQVRNPRNLTGADVARQMLDANGLGHVPVNAVPGNLSDHYDPIRKTVNLSQGVYGVPSVSAMAVAAHEVGHAIQDKVRMPALLLRGRLAVPLSLGMNLAPWLLMAGIVLQVTGLIWVGVILFGAALLFHLITLPVEFDASRRALAYLEAGNLTGSPEGQKGAQAVLTAAALTYVAGFAMALAQFLNVLGMARNRS; from the coding sequence ATGGAATTCTTAGGCCCCTACACCCCCCTGATCCTGCTCGTGTTCGTCGCGTCCATGCTGATCCAGGGCTACCTGACCCGCACGTACGGCCGCTGGAGTCAGGTCCGCAACCCCCGCAACCTGACCGGCGCAGATGTGGCCCGCCAGATGCTGGACGCCAACGGCTTGGGCCACGTTCCCGTGAACGCCGTTCCCGGCAACCTGAGTGACCACTACGACCCCATCCGCAAGACCGTGAACCTCAGCCAGGGCGTGTACGGCGTGCCCAGCGTGAGCGCCATGGCCGTCGCCGCGCACGAGGTCGGACACGCCATCCAGGACAAGGTCCGCATGCCCGCCCTGCTGCTACGCGGCCGCCTCGCCGTTCCCCTGAGCCTCGGCATGAACCTCGCCCCGTGGCTGCTGATGGCCGGCATCGTCCTCCAGGTGACCGGCCTGATCTGGGTCGGCGTGATCCTGTTCGGCGCGGCCCTGCTATTCCACCTGATCACGCTGCCCGTCGAATTCGATGCCAGCCGCCGCGCACTGGCTTACCTGGAAGCAGGCAACCTGACCGGCAGCCCCGAAGGGCAGAAGGGCGCGCAGGCCGTCCTGACCGCCGCCGCCCTGACCTACGTCGCCGGATTCGCCATGGCCCTCGCACAGTTCCTGAACGTGCTCGGCATGGCCCGCAACCGCAGCTGA
- a CDS encoding metal-sulfur cluster assembly factor, which yields MTLPTQEQVLEALKIVKDPEIPVNVVDLGLIYGVDIAENGLIDITMTLTSVGCPVQDLIRADAEMAVSRLDGVSEVNVEFVWTPPWGPDKMTDDGKRQMRMFGFNV from the coding sequence GTGACGCTGCCCACCCAGGAGCAGGTTCTGGAAGCCCTGAAGATCGTCAAGGACCCGGAAATCCCGGTGAACGTGGTCGACCTGGGCCTGATCTACGGCGTGGACATCGCCGAGAACGGCCTGATCGACATCACCATGACCCTGACCAGCGTGGGGTGCCCCGTGCAGGACCTGATCCGTGCGGACGCCGAGATGGCCGTCAGCCGCCTGGACGGAGTGTCCGAGGTGAACGTGGAGTTCGTGTGGACGCCGCCATGGGGTCCGGACAAGATGACCGACGACGGCAAACGCCAGATGCGCATGTTCGGCTTCAACGTCTGA
- a CDS encoding rhodanese-like domain-containing protein, whose protein sequence is MEDISVQEGQRRVQAGALLVDVREPNEFEEVHAEGATLIPLSEFESRFAELPKDRELVMICRSGARSARAGEYLKTQGYSQVVNLAGGTLAWANEGMPTATGPEARQ, encoded by the coding sequence ATGGAAGACATCTCTGTGCAGGAAGGGCAGCGCCGCGTGCAGGCCGGCGCGCTGCTGGTGGACGTTCGCGAGCCGAACGAGTTCGAGGAAGTGCACGCCGAGGGGGCCACGCTGATTCCCCTGAGCGAGTTCGAGTCGCGTTTCGCGGAACTCCCCAAAGACCGTGAACTGGTCATGATCTGCCGCAGCGGCGCCCGCAGCGCCCGCGCCGGCGAGTACCTGAAAACGCAGGGGTACTCGCAGGTCGTGAACCTCGCCGGGGGCACCCTGGCCTGGGCGAACGAGGGCATGCCCACCGCGACCGGCCCGGAGGCCCGCCAGTGA
- a CDS encoding rhodanese-like domain-containing protein, which produces MTPPALPTDGVTLIDLRPEPLRRPLLNDLTAQPVRVVSLDDIETGAHGLTRDLGPLLVVCERGVRSTLAARYLRADGLDADAYPGGVPALQEALRGA; this is translated from the coding sequence ATGACTCCGCCTGCTCTGCCCACTGACGGCGTGACCCTGATCGACCTGCGCCCCGAACCGCTGCGCCGCCCGCTCCTGAATGACCTGACCGCCCAGCCCGTGCGCGTGGTCAGCCTGGACGACATTGAGACCGGCGCGCACGGCCTGACCCGCGACCTGGGGCCGCTGCTGGTCGTATGCGAACGCGGCGTGCGCAGCACCCTGGCCGCCCGCTACCTGCGCGCCGACGGCCTGGACGCCGACGCGTACCCCGGCGGCGTGCCCGCGTTGCAGGAAGCCCTGCGGGGCGCGTGA
- a CDS encoding aspartate aminotransferase family protein, giving the protein MSALPPGFITTSDVLQERLSGADVRRLELAYGNEELLYGLDVLGLAGPFSRVTPWELEDERGVRRINASGYAATPFGEMPPVITDFMQEFLRHNRAMGLPQQSTGPWRAALEANLVRLLARELPSHADSQVFFCSSGTEAIEGALKFARVWRPKAKFQISFASGYHGKTLGSLSLTPNPEYQDIFRPLVPGALTSPYGDLDALRTLIRRVGPDNVGCVVIEPIQGEGGVNIPPAGFLRGVGELCRQHGIVVIADEIQTGLGRTGHWFESAAQGLDADIITLAKPLGGGMTAVGATIVRAPIYKKMLGGLSSKRHSNTFGGGALAMAVGMKSLEYLIENDLPARSAALGEQGLARLQALQARFPKLLQAVRGQGMLFALQFQPMVGVPLPGALKELVFEATAILALRELHGAGVMANLSLSSKRTVRLTPALDMPQDVFDTMFSRVEAFVQTHPNARDLLTRTPPQVTARLAAFAASKPKKRTPSDG; this is encoded by the coding sequence ATGTCAGCTCTGCCCCCCGGTTTCATCACGACCAGCGATGTGCTTCAGGAGCGCCTGAGCGGCGCGGACGTCCGCCGCCTGGAACTCGCGTACGGCAACGAGGAACTCCTGTACGGCCTGGACGTGCTCGGCCTCGCCGGGCCGTTCAGTCGCGTCACGCCCTGGGAGCTGGAGGACGAGCGGGGCGTGCGCCGCATCAACGCCAGCGGGTACGCCGCCACGCCCTTCGGTGAGATGCCGCCCGTCATCACGGACTTCATGCAGGAGTTCCTGCGCCATAACCGCGCCATGGGCCTCCCGCAGCAGAGCACCGGCCCCTGGCGCGCCGCGCTGGAAGCGAACCTCGTGCGGCTCCTGGCGCGCGAACTGCCCAGCCACGCGGACAGTCAGGTGTTCTTCTGCTCCAGCGGCACCGAGGCCATCGAGGGCGCCCTGAAGTTCGCCAGGGTCTGGAGACCCAAGGCGAAATTCCAGATCTCCTTCGCCAGCGGGTACCACGGCAAGACGCTCGGCAGCCTGAGCCTCACGCCGAACCCCGAGTACCAGGACATCTTCCGGCCCCTCGTGCCGGGCGCGCTGACCAGCCCCTACGGCGACTTGGACGCCCTGCGCACCCTGATCCGCCGGGTCGGGCCGGACAACGTCGGCTGCGTGGTCATTGAACCTATTCAGGGTGAGGGGGGCGTGAACATCCCGCCCGCCGGATTCCTGCGCGGCGTCGGGGAACTGTGCCGCCAGCACGGCATCGTGGTCATCGCCGACGAGATCCAGACCGGCCTGGGCCGCACCGGCCACTGGTTCGAATCGGCCGCGCAGGGCCTGGACGCCGACATCATCACGCTCGCCAAACCCCTGGGCGGCGGCATGACCGCCGTGGGCGCCACCATCGTCCGCGCGCCCATCTACAAGAAAATGCTGGGCGGCCTGAGCAGCAAACGCCACAGCAACACCTTCGGTGGCGGCGCCCTCGCCATGGCCGTCGGCATGAAAAGCCTGGAGTACCTCATCGAGAACGACCTGCCCGCCCGCAGCGCCGCGCTGGGCGAACAGGGCCTCGCACGCCTCCAGGCTCTCCAGGCGCGCTTCCCGAAACTGCTTCAGGCAGTGCGCGGCCAGGGCATGCTGTTCGCCCTGCAATTCCAGCCGATGGTCGGCGTGCCCCTGCCCGGCGCCCTGAAGGAACTGGTGTTCGAGGCGACCGCCATCCTCGCGCTGCGCGAACTGCACGGCGCGGGCGTCATGGCTAACCTCAGCCTCAGCAGCAAACGCACCGTGCGCCTGACCCCGGCACTGGACATGCCGCAGGACGTGTTCGACACCATGTTCAGCCGCGTGGAGGCCTTCGTGCAGACCCACCCGAACGCCCGCGACCTGCTGACCCGCACGCCCCCGCAGGTCACGGCCCGCCTCGCCGCGTTCGCCGCCAGCAAACCCAAGAAACGCACGCCCAGCGACGGGTAA
- a CDS encoding aspartate aminotransferase family protein: MSNVFYRSRKSYPTAVSAHGVFIHDDQGRSYLDGSSGALVANVGHGRGEVAQAMAEQAARLAFVHGSQFSSDVLETYASRLAGFLNLPGYRFWAVSGGSEANESAIKLARQYHVERGEPGRFRVVTRVPSYHGASLGALAASGMGARREVYAPLMRPDAWPKLPKPDPSLSGEADAERLRALLEEVGPESVAAFICEPVVGASDAALAPNAGYHARVAAICREYGVLFIADEVMAGMGRCGEPLCVRLHDPQVTPDLVVLGKGLAAGYAPLAGVMASAQVYDTVMNGSGAFKHGFTYAGHPVSVAAGLSVLDIVQREELVRAARERGAQLLSGLRALQGRHPGVLDVRGHGLLLGVILGDPATGQAHATPGVAERVAAAARDAGLLTYPGSGALDGVRGDHLLLGPPLSITPGEVTLLLERLDTALERGL; encoded by the coding sequence ATGTCGAACGTGTTCTACCGCAGCCGCAAATCGTACCCGACCGCCGTTTCTGCCCACGGGGTGTTCATTCACGACGATCAGGGCCGCTCGTACCTAGACGGGTCATCCGGGGCGCTCGTGGCGAACGTGGGGCACGGGCGGGGCGAGGTGGCGCAGGCCATGGCGGAGCAGGCGGCGCGGCTGGCGTTCGTGCACGGGTCGCAGTTCTCCAGTGACGTGCTCGAAACCTACGCCTCGCGGCTGGCCGGGTTCCTGAACCTGCCCGGCTACCGCTTCTGGGCGGTGTCGGGCGGGTCCGAGGCGAACGAGAGTGCCATCAAGCTCGCGCGGCAGTACCACGTCGAGCGGGGCGAACCGGGGCGCTTCCGGGTGGTCACGCGGGTGCCCAGCTACCACGGCGCGAGCCTGGGCGCGCTGGCCGCGTCGGGCATGGGCGCGCGGCGTGAGGTGTACGCCCCGCTGATGCGCCCGGACGCGTGGCCGAAACTGCCGAAACCCGACCCGTCCCTGAGCGGCGAGGCCGACGCCGAACGTCTGCGGGCGCTGCTGGAGGAGGTCGGGCCGGAATCGGTCGCGGCGTTCATATGCGAGCCAGTGGTGGGCGCGTCGGACGCGGCGCTCGCCCCGAACGCCGGGTATCACGCCCGAGTCGCGGCGATCTGCCGGGAGTACGGCGTGCTGTTCATCGCGGACGAGGTCATGGCGGGCATGGGCCGCTGCGGGGAGCCGCTCTGCGTGCGCCTGCACGACCCGCAGGTGACGCCAGACCTCGTGGTGCTCGGCAAGGGACTGGCCGCCGGGTACGCGCCCCTGGCAGGCGTGATGGCCTCGGCGCAGGTGTACGACACGGTCATGAACGGCAGCGGCGCGTTCAAGCACGGTTTCACGTACGCCGGGCACCCCGTCAGCGTGGCGGCGGGCCTGAGCGTGCTGGACATCGTGCAGCGCGAGGAACTGGTGCGGGCCGCGCGGGAACGTGGCGCACAACTGCTGAGCGGCCTGCGCGCGCTGCAGGGCCGCCACCCCGGCGTGCTGGACGTGCGCGGGCACGGCCTGCTGCTGGGCGTGATCCTGGGCGACCCCGCTACCGGGCAGGCGCACGCCACCCCCGGCGTGGCCGAGCGGGTCGCCGCCGCCGCCCGCGACGCCGGGCTGCTCACGTACCCCGGCAGCGGCGCCCTCGACGGCGTGCGCGGCGACCACCTGCTGCTGGGGCCGCCCCTGAGCATCACGCCGGGCGAGGTCACGCTGCTGCTGGAGCGGCTGGACACGGCGCTGGAACGCGGGCTGTGA
- a CDS encoding DinB family protein — MTDPNRTERTQMAFARLLPKLFRGGQAFVGVEASLSSLDADTAATRPAGLPHSVAALVAHINWWNRWMLDIIEMGEAQPYPKHAADTWPAVSSEDWPRVKNEFYELLARIDPHAARPDLANPVNHEETIGELLADMALHTAHHFGQVVTVRQALGAWPPAGGGDTW, encoded by the coding sequence ATGACTGATCCTAACCGCACTGAACGAACCCAGATGGCCTTCGCGCGCCTGCTGCCCAAACTGTTCCGGGGCGGGCAGGCCTTCGTGGGCGTCGAGGCGTCCCTGAGCAGCCTGGACGCCGACACGGCCGCGACCCGCCCGGCGGGCCTGCCGCACTCGGTGGCGGCACTCGTGGCGCACATCAACTGGTGGAACCGCTGGATGCTGGACATCATCGAGATGGGCGAGGCCCAACCGTACCCAAAGCACGCCGCCGACACCTGGCCAGCCGTGAGCAGTGAGGACTGGCCGCGCGTGAAGAACGAATTCTACGAGTTGCTGGCCCGCATCGACCCGCACGCAGCCCGCCCGGACCTCGCGAACCCCGTGAACCACGAGGAAACCATCGGGGAACTGCTGGCCGACATGGCACTGCACACCGCGCACCACTTCGGGCAGGTCGTGACGGTCCGGCAGGCGCTGGGCGCGTGGCCGCCTGCCGGTGGGGGCGACACCTGGTGA
- a CDS encoding DUF4180 domain-containing protein — MNSRSGGVRTLSELGLRLPDAGAIREMLGAAYPLDGLIVHEDDLAPEFLNLRSGLLGELFQTFTNHRLPLALVVPDPARHGERFVELAREHAGHALVRITPTVEAARTWLARPAQS; from the coding sequence ATGAATAGCAGAAGCGGCGGGGTCCGGACCCTGAGCGAACTGGGCCTGCGGTTGCCGGACGCCGGGGCGATCCGGGAGATGCTGGGCGCGGCGTACCCGCTGGACGGCCTGATCGTGCATGAGGATGACCTCGCCCCGGAGTTCCTGAACCTGCGCAGCGGCCTGCTGGGTGAACTGTTCCAGACGTTCACCAACCACCGCCTGCCGCTGGCCCTTGTCGTCCCGGACCCGGCGCGTCACGGCGAGCGCTTCGTAGAACTTGCCCGCGAGCACGCCGGGCACGCTCTGGTGCGCATCACGCCGACCGTGGAGGCCGCGCGGACGTGGCTGGCGCGGCCTGCCCAGTCCTGA